The Microbacterium horticulturae region CTTCGGTAAAGACGCGCTTCCAAGTAATGATCGCCTGATGCAACTGCATAGTCGCTGACGTCGTGGAAGGTGTCGGAGCGTCCAGGTCCAACGCGGTTAGGAGTCCGCACGTTCCGAGGCATGGGCCGGGAGTAGGCGCGGGATGAGTCGGACGAAGAGAACCATGGCGACGAGCTCGACGAGCGTCTGCGTGACGACGACGAGCGGGGCAAGGTCGAAGATTGCCGGCAGCGCAAGGACGAGCGGGAGGACAACCAGGGAGTTGCGCGTGGCGCCGCTGAACACGATCGCTCGACGCCCTGCAACGTCAAGTCGAGCGATCCTCCCTGCTGCAGCACCAATGGGGATCATGGCCGCGGCGAACAAAAAGAAAACCGGGATGGCCCGGAGCAACGAAGCGAGTTGTTGCCAGACGCCGCCGATTTGTGAGACGACAACTACCGCAAGGGTCAGCATCATCAGTGGCACCATCGCCCCCAGTACGATCTCCTGCAGGACCTTTCCAGCGCGGGTGCGGACTGCGAGAAACTGGGTCAGCCCGGCGGCGATGAGAGGTAGCGCGATGAGTAGTAGGAAAGCTTCGACGAACGGGGCAAGGTCGACGGCGCGGACGAACTCATTGCCGACGAACAGCCACAGGTAGACCGGGAGTAGGAGCATCTGCACGAGCATCAGTAGTGGTGCTGCGGCGAGGAGCCGGTCTCTGGCACCACCGGCGACCCCGGTGAACACGATGACGTAGTCCACGCATGGTGTCAGCAACACGAACAGCACACCGACCAGCAGGACTTGATCGTGTGCGACGATGCGCGACAGGAGGAACACGACCACCGGAACGAGGGCGAAGTTCACCACGAGCACCGTGATCAGGAAGCGCCAGTCGCGGAAAGCCTGGCCTATCTTTGCGAACGGCACTCCGAGGAATGTCGCGTAGAGCAGTGGCCCGAGCACAGGGTTGATCGCGCCCTCGGCCGGGTGCGCGACACCAGGGACCAGCAGGCCGACTCCCGCTCCGACGAGAAGGGCGATGAGGTAAAGCGCGACCTGGTATCGTTCCAGCCATTCCACCCTTGAGCGCATGTCGTTCATTCTCCAAGCTTCCAATTGGTCATTGCTCACTGTATAGTCATCAAATGCTGACTATAGCTTCTCGTATCGATGTGATGAACCGTCTCGGTCGAGCGATGGCCGATCCGACCCGCTCTCGAATCCTGATGACGCTGCTCGGCGGGTCGAGCTACCCGGCCGTGCTCTCGCGATCGTTGGATCTATCCCGGTCGAATGTCTCTAACCACCTGACCTGTCTGCGGGACTGCGGGATTGTCGTGGCAGAGCCGGAGGGCCGGCAGACGCGATACGAAATCGCCGACCCTCACTTGGCGGCCGCTCTCACCGCTCTCGTGGATGTGACGCTATCTGTTGACGAGAACGCCCCGTGCGTCGATGAATCGTGCAGCGTCCCTGGATGCTGCGGAACGGCAGTGAACGCATGAGCACATCCCTGACCGCTGAACGTCGCTCTAGGCTGCACCGTCGCGTCCGTTTCATCGTGGGGTTTACGATCACGTACAACGTGATCGAAGCCATCGTGGCGGTGTGGGCAGGTACTGTCGCATCCTCCGCGGCCCTGATCGGGTTTGGCCTTGATTCCATCGTGGAAGTGCTGTCTGCGGCCGCGATCGCATGGCAGTTCACGCGGAAAGATCCGGAGCGCTGGGAGAAAGTTACGGTGCGGGTGATCGGCCTCGCTTTCTTCGCCCTCGCCGCCTACGTCTCAATCGATGCTGTCCTGAGCCTTATTCGGGTGGAGGGGCCCGCGCACAGCCCATTCGGGCTCGGGATCACGGCACTCAGCCTGGTCATCATGCCGCTGCTTGCCTGGTTCGAGGTGCGCACCGGTCGAGAGCTGGATTCCAAGAGCGTCATGGCTGACGCTAGGCAGCTCATCCTCTGCGTCTACCTCTCAGGGGCAGTCTTCATCGGCCTCGCCCTCAACAGCCTGTTCGGTTGGTGGTGGGCCGACTCCGTTGCCGCCCTCGTCGTGGCGGTACTCGCAATCCGTGAAGGCATCGAGGCGTGGCGCGGCGATGTGGAGTCCCCGTTCGAAGTCCTCGAGGACCTCGACAACGAAGAGGTAGAGGCGACGGTTCGATGACACACAACGGCCCCTTCAACGAAGCTCCGATCGCGTGCACTCTGCCCACCATCGCCGAGGCCAAGGCGCAGGTTGAGAAGTGGCAGGCCTTCGACGCCGACTACGCGCAGTCCTCCGAACGCACCGACACACAACTCACCGTTCACTACGCGAAAGTCGAGGACTCAATCTTGCGCCTGCGAGACCTCGTCGCGGTCGAACGGCGCTGCTGCGCGTTCGTGGATTGGAGCACCGAGGAAAGCGATGAGGAATTGCGCCTAATCGCGCGCGGCACCTCCGACCAACTCGCCGCGCTCAACATCGGCCACGGCTGACGCACCGCCAAACGCTCCTGTATGTGACCCCTCGCCGCGCTTGCGGGTACACGATCTGGGTCGAATCGCGGTCTCTGGTGCATGTCCGCAACCACTGAATATGCCGCCCGCTGATCGTCCCACCAGCGATGTGGCGGGTTCTCTAGCCAATTCCGTCGGCAGCCGACTCTTCTATGACCGCCTTGACTGCTGCGCAGTAGATGCCCTACGTCCTTGGCGGAGAGGAAGCCGGCGGTAGATCTCAGTGGAAGCCACCGCGGCCATCGCGCGTTTCGTGGGTTCTTCAGGTCGTTGTCGTGAGGTGATCGATGTCTGCGGGCGGGGTTTGGCGGCGGTGGAGGAGGAGCGCAGCGATTGTGCCGAGGACGCCGACGCCCGCAAGGGCTTCGGCGGCGGCGGGAAGGCTTGTGGCGCCCAGCCATCCGGCGAGCGGGTAGGTGATGAGGAAGCAGGCGTGGGATAGCGCGAATTGGGCGGTGTAGACGAGGTTCCGGTTCGTTGGCGTGGAGGCTTCCGCGAGCAGCCTTGAGGAGGGCGTGTTGATCAGTGAGGTTCCGGCGCCGAGTATCAGCCAGACGATCAGCAGTGCCCACCACCCGGTACCTGTGTCGACGGCGATGATCGTGACACCGATCGCCGCAACAAGCCCGCTTGCCACCACGGCCGTGCCGGTAAGCATGGTGCGGGTCACTCCGATCCGCTCGACGACCCAGGGTATGTTCAACGCCACTACCAGTGAGCCGACGCCGTAAGCGCCGAGGGCGACGGCGAGGGCTGCGTCGTCGAAACCGAACACGCCCTTGGCGTAGACGACGGAGTTCACCAGAACGAGCGCGGTGCCGGCCGCGACGACGATGTTGGTGAGCATCAGAAACCGCAGGCTGGGCGAGCGGGCGAATACCCGCATCCCGGTCGATAGGCGCTGCCAGAACGAGGATGCCGGCTGATCGTGTGACAGCGCCGGGAGTCTGGTCGTCACTACTAGCGCGGCTGATGCGGCGAAGCCGACGGCAGTGCCCAGGAACAGGTTGTTGTAGCTGATCACGGTCAAGAGGACCGCGGCGAGGAGAGGGCTCAGCAATGCTTCGAGGTCGTACGCGAGGCGGGAGAGGGCCAGCGCTCGAGTGTAGTCGCGTGGTTCGGGGAGCACTGAAGGGATCAGCGACTGAAACGCGGGCGTGAATGTCGCGGATGCGGACTGCAGCACGAACACCAGCACATAGATCTGCCATGTCTCTGTCACGAACGGCAGCATCGCTGCGATCAACAGCCGGATCGCGTCGGCACTGACGAGGACGGCCTTCTTCGGGAGCCGGTCCACGACCGCGCCGATCAGCGGTGCGACGCCCACGTACGCGACCATCTTGATCGTCAACGCGGTCCCCAACACCGATCCCGCTGCCGCGCCGGCCAGATCGAACGCCAGCAAACCAAGTGCGACGGTGAGCAGCCCCGTGCCGACCAGTGCGATCACCTGCGCGGAAAACAGCGACCGGTACGTCCGGTTGCGAAGAACCTGGATCATGAGTGGTGCCGAGGGGTGTCTTCGACAGCATGTTCCGCTTGCAGAATCGCTTCGGTGACCAGGCGCTGCGCGTGCTCGTCCGTGAGCCGGTAGAACATCCGGTTGCCGTCCTGGCGAACCCGCACGATCTTCCCCCACCGCAACTTCGCGAGATGCTGCGACACGGCCGCAGGGCTGCGGTCCACGAGCTCGGCGAGAGCGCTCACCGACAGTTCCCCCTCTTGGAGGGCGAGGACGATGCGAATCCGTGTCGCATCTGCGAGCAACCGGAACACCTCCACCGCCACCTCAACGAACGGGCCATCCGACTGCAACCGATCTATATTAGTATCTGCATGCATGCTTACATACTAAGATAGGTCTTGGTTCGGATGTCCCCGTTCTCTATTGCGGTGGAGCGATGCCGGGTCACCCAGTCGGTTGCCATGGGCACGCCGTTGCGTAAGGTTCCTAGTCGAAGTCGAGTTGGAGGAGGCACCGTGATCGTCGCACCGCTAAGTATCCCGAGCCCGGATCCCTCGTGGGCGAGCTTCCAGATCGGCCCGCTCACCGTGCATGTCTATGCGCTGTGCATCATCGCCGGGATCATCACCGCGGTGCTGATCACCGACCGCCGGCTTCGCGCACGCGGAGTTGCCGCGTGGACCGTCATCGACGTCGCGTTGTGGGCGGTACCGCTGGGGATCGTCGTCGCGCGTTTCTATCACGTGTTCACCCATGTCACGGACTATTTCTATCCCGACGCGAACCTGTGGAACGTGTTCGCGATCTGGGACGGCGGCAACGCGATCTACGGGGCCCTTCTCGGCGGTGCGCTCGGCGTCTATATCGGGTGCCGTCGCGCCGGGCTCCGGTTCTGGGTCTTCGCTGACGCGCTGGCTCCCGCTCTGCTCGTTGCGCAGGCCATCGGCCGGCTCGGGAACTATTTCAACCAGGAACTTTTCGGCCTCCCCACCACGCTGCCCTGGGGATTGGAGATCCTGCCGACTGCACCGATGTTCCCCGACGGTGCACCGGCGGGCACCCTGTTTCATCCACTGTTCTTGTACGAGCTGATCTGGAACCTGCTCGGTGCGGCCCTCATCGTTGCGCTGGAGCGGCGTTTCGTTCGGGGCTGGGGGCGCAGCCTCGCGCTCTACCTGGTCTGGTACGGCCTCGGTCGCAGCGGGCTGGAAGCGATCCGCATCGATCCCACCAGTGATGCGCCCCTCGGCATCCCCGCCAACATCTGGGCATCCTTCGCCGTCGTCCTCGTCGGCATCGGCCTGCTCGTCATCCAGAGCATCCGCCACTCCGATCCGGAACTCTCGCCCTACCGCCCCGGGAGGACTCCCCCTCCTGCTGATTCCGCCGCCGGGGAGGACTCCAGCGGCGACGATCACGCACGCGAGCAGTCGCACGAACACACGGATGGCACGGGTGCGGTGTCGCCTCGCGGAGGGGTGTCCGATCCGGGAGTCCCGGGTCGCGGGCGATCCCCGGTGAGCTGAGGTCCGCACGCATGCCGTTCTGGTTGCAGATTCTTCTCAGTGTCCTCGGTGGTATCGCGCTTTTGTGGGGTGCGTTGATTGTTGCGCTGCTTGTTCACTACCGGCGAGCTGACCGCTCCATCGATTGGCGGGAAATGGCCCGTCTGGCCCCCGACGCCGTCCGGCTCATCAAACGTCTGGCCTTCGACAAGGGTGTGCCGCGCCCTACCCGGTGGTGGCTGGGTGGCCTTCTCGTCTATCTGCTGTTACCGATCGACCTGGTCCCCGACTTCATCCCGGTACTCGGATACCTCGACGACGCGATCCTCGTCGCGATCGGGTTGCGCTTCGCCATCACACACGCCGGCATGGACGCCCTTGAGCGAAACTGGCCAGGAACACCCGACGGGCTTGCCGCGCTCCTCGCGATCGCCAAAACGCGCGAGTAGCGCCAGCGGAGGTCGGCGTCGCTGCCAGCATTGGTCGGCTACCCCACGGGGATACGGCATACAACCCCCTTGCAGTCGCGCTGAGGCGCGCGAACCGTAGTAATCGTCGAACGATCAACGACGGAAGGAAACAGCCATGTCCACCACCGCAGAAATGCTGCGAACGTATCCAAAGGATCTCGGCGGTATCGACCAAGAAGCGCTCTCCACCTGCATTGACGCGTGTGTGGAGTGCGCACAGGCCTGCACCGCATGCGCCGACGCCTGCCTCAGCGAAGACATGGTCGCGGATCTCATCAAATGCATCCGCACGAACCTCGACTGCGCCGACCTGTGCGATGCAACAGCACGCATACTGTCCCGCCATACCGGCTACGACGCCAACCTCACCCGAGCAACGCTCGAGGCCTGCCGCACTGCATGCGCCAGCTGCGCCAGCGAATGCGAGCTACACGAAGACATGCACGAGCACTGCCGCATCTGTGCCGAAGCGTGCCGACGCTGCGAGCGAGCGTGCACCGAACTGCTCCAAGCCCTCTGACCACGGTTCGACACCTCCGGCCCCGGCCGAAACACCGAAACGAAAAGGAGGGCCGACCTTCATGCCGACAGACAAGAAAACCGGCACCGATCAGGGACAGCACAAGCCCCGCAAGCAGATGAACATGTACATCCGATTCGCGGCGATGATACTCACCGCGATGGTGGTGATGTACTGGGTGATGTTCGTTGGCTCCTGGGAATGGGCTCACGTCCGTTTCAGTGAAAGCCGGGTGTTCATGACGCTCACCATGGGTGGCACGATGGTGCTCATCATGCTCGGCTGGATGCTGAGCATGTACAAGAACACCAAAGCCAACATCGCCATCATCACCGCGGGCGTGCTGCTGATCGGAGGCGGCGTCGTCCTCGACCGCAGTCAGATCACTGTTGACGACACGGCCTTCATGCGCGCCATGATTCCCCACCACTCCATGGCGATCACCCGGGCCGAACGCGCTCAAATCCAGGACGTCCGCGTCTGCGAGCTCGCTGTCGAGATCAGCGAAGCGCAACGCCGCGAGATTCTCGAGATGGACTGGCTCATCCAAGACATCGAACGCAATGGCGTCGCGGCAACAGCTGAGCAAGCACAGACCCGACCCGTGCCGGTGTTCGAGGAATCAGCGGAGCGTGCATGCCCCACTGAATAGCGCTCACCATGGGACCACGACGCACCCCGCCTTTGCGCTCCCCTCACCGGACGTCCTTGAAAGATCGGGGTCACGACCAGTTGTCGGGCCTATCTCTTCCGGCCGCGACGGGTAGGGCGCGCTGCGGGCACCGTGTCCGGATCTTCCAGTTCGTGGCGGCTGCGGCGGGTGGGGGTGAAGGTGTGGATGTCGACGAGCGTGGGCGGCTGCACTGACCAAGGTGTGGGAGAGGTGACCCAGTCGATCAGATCGGCGGTGACGTCGGGGTCATTGACCTCGCCCAGCCAGACCGGCTCGGCTCCCCGGGTGCGATCTTCCTGTCCTGGGACGACGACGATGACGTTGGAGTGCTCGCACGCGTCGAGACACTTGCTGACCAACACCTCGGC contains the following coding sequences:
- a CDS encoding cation transporter — its product is MSTSLTAERRSRLHRRVRFIVGFTITYNVIEAIVAVWAGTVASSAALIGFGLDSIVEVLSAAAIAWQFTRKDPERWEKVTVRVIGLAFFALAAYVSIDAVLSLIRVEGPAHSPFGLGITALSLVIMPLLAWFEVRTGRELDSKSVMADARQLILCVYLSGAVFIGLALNSLFGWWWADSVAALVVAVLAIREGIEAWRGDVESPFEVLEDLDNEEVEATVR
- the lgt gene encoding prolipoprotein diacylglyceryl transferase; amino-acid sequence: MIVAPLSIPSPDPSWASFQIGPLTVHVYALCIIAGIITAVLITDRRLRARGVAAWTVIDVALWAVPLGIVVARFYHVFTHVTDYFYPDANLWNVFAIWDGGNAIYGALLGGALGVYIGCRRAGLRFWVFADALAPALLVAQAIGRLGNYFNQELFGLPTTLPWGLEILPTAPMFPDGAPAGTLFHPLFLYELIWNLLGAALIVALERRFVRGWGRSLALYLVWYGLGRSGLEAIRIDPTSDAPLGIPANIWASFAVVLVGIGLLVIQSIRHSDPELSPYRPGRTPPPADSAAGEDSSGDDHAREQSHEHTDGTGAVSPRGGVSDPGVPGRGRSPVS
- the cmtR gene encoding Cd(II)/Pb(II)-sensing metalloregulatory transcriptional regulator CmtR, which encodes MLTIASRIDVMNRLGRAMADPTRSRILMTLLGGSSYPAVLSRSLDLSRSNVSNHLTCLRDCGIVVAEPEGRQTRYEIADPHLAAALTALVDVTLSVDENAPCVDESCSVPGCCGTAVNA
- a CDS encoding arsenic resistance protein codes for the protein MRSRVEWLERYQVALYLIALLVGAGVGLLVPGVAHPAEGAINPVLGPLLYATFLGVPFAKIGQAFRDWRFLITVLVVNFALVPVVVFLLSRIVAHDQVLLVGVLFVLLTPCVDYVIVFTGVAGGARDRLLAAAPLLMLVQMLLLPVYLWLFVGNEFVRAVDLAPFVEAFLLLIALPLIAAGLTQFLAVRTRAGKVLQEIVLGAMVPLMMLTLAVVVVSQIGGVWQQLASLLRAIPVFFLFAAAMIPIGAAAGRIARLDVAGRRAIVFSGATRNSLVVLPLVLALPAIFDLAPLVVVTQTLVELVAMVLFVRLIPRLLPAHASERADS
- a CDS encoding ArsR/SmtB family transcription factor codes for the protein MHADTNIDRLQSDGPFVEVAVEVFRLLADATRIRIVLALQEGELSVSALAELVDRSPAAVSQHLAKLRWGKIVRVRQDGNRMFYRLTDEHAQRLVTEAILQAEHAVEDTPRHHS
- a CDS encoding DUF305 domain-containing protein; this translates as MPTDKKTGTDQGQHKPRKQMNMYIRFAAMILTAMVVMYWVMFVGSWEWAHVRFSESRVFMTLTMGGTMVLIMLGWMLSMYKNTKANIAIITAGVLLIGGGVVLDRSQITVDDTAFMRAMIPHHSMAITRAERAQIQDVRVCELAVEISEAQRREILEMDWLIQDIERNGVAATAEQAQTRPVPVFEESAERACPTE
- a CDS encoding four-helix bundle copper-binding protein translates to MSTTAEMLRTYPKDLGGIDQEALSTCIDACVECAQACTACADACLSEDMVADLIKCIRTNLDCADLCDATARILSRHTGYDANLTRATLEACRTACASCASECELHEDMHEHCRICAEACRRCERACTELLQAL
- a CDS encoding MFS transporter, which encodes MIQVLRNRTYRSLFSAQVIALVGTGLLTVALGLLAFDLAGAAAGSVLGTALTIKMVAYVGVAPLIGAVVDRLPKKAVLVSADAIRLLIAAMLPFVTETWQIYVLVFVLQSASATFTPAFQSLIPSVLPEPRDYTRALALSRLAYDLEALLSPLLAAVLLTVISYNNLFLGTAVGFAASAALVVTTRLPALSHDQPASSFWQRLSTGMRVFARSPSLRFLMLTNIVVAAGTALVLVNSVVYAKGVFGFDDAALAVALGAYGVGSLVVALNIPWVVERIGVTRTMLTGTAVVASGLVAAIGVTIIAVDTGTGWWALLIVWLILGAGTSLINTPSSRLLAEASTPTNRNLVYTAQFALSHACFLITYPLAGWLGATSLPAAAEALAGVGVLGTIAALLLHRRQTPPADIDHLTTTT